A single region of the Amphiura filiformis chromosome 7, Afil_fr2py, whole genome shotgun sequence genome encodes:
- the LOC140157496 gene encoding uncharacterized protein isoform X1, whose amino-acid sequence MATMLKFLRGNLVFGRSVGKRFMHSSAVCMQDMGIPYRGDYSQQAADARRQWVESVTKTSLSSLDGWWEPNDPFDEEHLIANIENSIGVIRIPVGVVGPIDIHGKYASGTFFVPASTTEGTLLASATRGAALLNKAGGVKAHAYRQRITRAPTLYCNSAEDAERVGGWIQSSLPILHEVVASVSKRAQLKSVDFFIEEETLGSTTCSSIRGIVRGVARASGAHGQGAVRALLTRAGFSLPYIYWRPRTHVPRKKLNLVFAYDSAEAAGQDMSSTCTKACCDWIVDNVKELDTKINGVMIENGLSGDKHTSTINALFGRGVSVVARASIPNSLIESVLKLKAEKLIGGIGRDHQLKAMPSSVVIGNVPNMIAAMFAAFGQDLGSVVECSQVFLNIQKGQYVGYVDVELKMPSLAIGTVGGGTALPTQSQCLAMVGCQGEPNSSRKLAEIIASVCLGAELSLLASNIKYRGLRTRKP is encoded by the exons ATGGCGACAATGTTGAAATTCTTGCGAGGAAATCTTGTTTTTGGAAGGAGTGTTGGCAAACGTTTCATGCATTCATCAGCGGTATGCATGCAGGATATGGGGATTCCGTACAG AGGCGATTATAGTCAACAGGCAGCCGATGCCAGACGTCAATGGGTTGAAAGTGTTACCAAAACTTCTCTTAGTAGCCTAGATGGTTGGTGGGAACCAAACGACCCATTTGACGAAGAGCATCTTATTGCTAACATAGAAAACTCCATCGGTGTTATTCGCATACCTGTTGGTGTCGTTGGTCCGATTGACATTCATGGGAAGTACGCTAGTGGTACATTTTTTGTTCCAGCGTCTACGACAGAAGGTACTCTTCTTGCTTCTGCAACAAGAGGAGCCGCTCTTTTGAATAAAGCCGGTGGAGTTAAAGCACATGCGTATCGACAGCGGATCACTAGAGCTCCAACGTTATATTGCAACAGTGCAGAAGATGCAGAACGAGTTGGAGGATGGATTCAGAGCTCTTTACCAATCCTTCACGAAGTCGTGGCATCGGTATCTAAGAGAGCTCAGTTAAAATCTGTGGATTTCTTCATCGAAGAAGAG acactaggatccacaacatgctcatctatcaggggcatagtcaggggcgtagcaagagcatcaggggcccatggacaaggagcagtacgggcccttttaaccagggcaggatttagcctaccttatatttattggaggccccgaactcacgtgccaaggaag AAGCTGAATTTGGTTTTCGCCTACGACTCAGCAGAGGCGGCAGGACAAGACATGTCTAGCACCTGCACCAAAGCTTGCTGTGATTGGATCGTAGACAACGTCAAGGAACTGGATACCAAGATCAATGGTGTCATGATAGAGAACGGTCTTTCTGGAGACAAGCACACGTCTACCATCAATGCTCTCTTTGGGCGTGGTGTTTCAGTTGTTGCCAGAGCCTCAATACCCAATAGCTTAATTGAATCGGTATTGAAACTCAAGGCTGAGAAGCTGATAGGTGGAATAGGTCGAGATCACCAACTCAAAGCCATGCCGTCTTCGGTTGTAATCGGTAATGTTCCCAATATGATAGCCGCCATGTTTGCCGCTTTTGGTCAAGACTTGGGCTCCGTTGTGGAATGCTCTCAGgtatttttaaatattcaaaaagGTCAATATGTGGGGTATGTAGATGTTGAATTGAAAATGCCCAGTCTTGCCATTGGAACTGTAGGAGGCGGTACAGCATTGCCGACACAATCGCAATGTTTAGCGATGGTTGGTTGTCAAGGGGAACCAAATTCAAGCCGCAAATTGGCTGAGATTATCGCCAGTGTGTGTCTAGGGGCAGAGTTGTCTCTGTTGGCATCAAACATcaaatatcgagggttgagaacaaGAAAGCCTTAG
- the LOC140157496 gene encoding 3-hydroxy-3-methylglutaryl-coenzyme A reductase 2-like isoform X2, which yields MATMLKFLRGNLVFGRSVGKRFMHSSAVCMQDMGIPYRGDYSQQAADARRQWVESVTKTSLSSLDGWWEPNDPFDEEHLIANIENSIGVIRIPVGVVGPIDIHGKYASGTFFVPASTTEGTLLASATRGAALLNKAGGVKAHAYRQRITRAPTLYCNSAEDAERVGGWIQSSLPILHEVVASVSKRAQLKSVDFFIEEEKLNLVFAYDSAEAAGQDMSSTCTKACCDWIVDNVKELDTKINGVMIENGLSGDKHTSTINALFGRGVSVVARASIPNSLIESVLKLKAEKLIGGIGRDHQLKAMPSSVVIGNVPNMIAAMFAAFGQDLGSVVECSQVFLNIQKGQYVGYVDVELKMPSLAIGTVGGGTALPTQSQCLAMVGCQGEPNSSRKLAEIIASVCLGAELSLLASNIKYRGLRTRKP from the exons ATGGCGACAATGTTGAAATTCTTGCGAGGAAATCTTGTTTTTGGAAGGAGTGTTGGCAAACGTTTCATGCATTCATCAGCGGTATGCATGCAGGATATGGGGATTCCGTACAG AGGCGATTATAGTCAACAGGCAGCCGATGCCAGACGTCAATGGGTTGAAAGTGTTACCAAAACTTCTCTTAGTAGCCTAGATGGTTGGTGGGAACCAAACGACCCATTTGACGAAGAGCATCTTATTGCTAACATAGAAAACTCCATCGGTGTTATTCGCATACCTGTTGGTGTCGTTGGTCCGATTGACATTCATGGGAAGTACGCTAGTGGTACATTTTTTGTTCCAGCGTCTACGACAGAAGGTACTCTTCTTGCTTCTGCAACAAGAGGAGCCGCTCTTTTGAATAAAGCCGGTGGAGTTAAAGCACATGCGTATCGACAGCGGATCACTAGAGCTCCAACGTTATATTGCAACAGTGCAGAAGATGCAGAACGAGTTGGAGGATGGATTCAGAGCTCTTTACCAATCCTTCACGAAGTCGTGGCATCGGTATCTAAGAGAGCTCAGTTAAAATCTGTGGATTTCTTCATCGAAGAAGAG AAGCTGAATTTGGTTTTCGCCTACGACTCAGCAGAGGCGGCAGGACAAGACATGTCTAGCACCTGCACCAAAGCTTGCTGTGATTGGATCGTAGACAACGTCAAGGAACTGGATACCAAGATCAATGGTGTCATGATAGAGAACGGTCTTTCTGGAGACAAGCACACGTCTACCATCAATGCTCTCTTTGGGCGTGGTGTTTCAGTTGTTGCCAGAGCCTCAATACCCAATAGCTTAATTGAATCGGTATTGAAACTCAAGGCTGAGAAGCTGATAGGTGGAATAGGTCGAGATCACCAACTCAAAGCCATGCCGTCTTCGGTTGTAATCGGTAATGTTCCCAATATGATAGCCGCCATGTTTGCCGCTTTTGGTCAAGACTTGGGCTCCGTTGTGGAATGCTCTCAGgtatttttaaatattcaaaaagGTCAATATGTGGGGTATGTAGATGTTGAATTGAAAATGCCCAGTCTTGCCATTGGAACTGTAGGAGGCGGTACAGCATTGCCGACACAATCGCAATGTTTAGCGATGGTTGGTTGTCAAGGGGAACCAAATTCAAGCCGCAAATTGGCTGAGATTATCGCCAGTGTGTGTCTAGGGGCAGAGTTGTCTCTGTTGGCATCAAACATcaaatatcgagggttgagaacaaGAAAGCCTTAG